One region of Peromyscus eremicus chromosome 4, PerEre_H2_v1, whole genome shotgun sequence genomic DNA includes:
- the Setx gene encoding probable helicase senataxin isoform X3, whose protein sequence is MEQANCSFQVFDKYPGIYLFLVHPNEMVRRWAILTARNLGKVDRDDYYDLEEVLTCLFKVIELGLLESPDIYTSSVLEKGKLILLPAHMYDTTNYKNYWLGICMLLTILEEQAMDSLLLGSDKQNDFMQSILHTMEKQSDDDSMDPFWPALHCFMVILDRLGSKVWGQLIDPIEAFQTIINNVSYNREIQNIRNSSIRTKLEPEPHFDDMVTCSQIVYNYNPEKTKKDSGWRSAICPDYCPNMYEEMETLANVLQSDIGQDMRVHNSTFLWFIPFVQSLMDLKDLGVAYIVEVIHHLYSEVKDVLNQTDAVCDKVTEFFILILVSVIELHRNKKCLHLLWVSSQQWVEAVVKCAKLPTTAFARSSEKSPGSTPKGAAIISSLALHSVPSNSVQLACVQLIRGLLKEGYQLGQQTLCKQFWDKLNLFLRGNLSLGWQLTAQETHELQMCLKQIIRNIKFKLPQYSTFGDPTSTCKTPPSFKEESEQIDRKPKKGIYCLENYSPTSSKEAGKADRDQVLIKANSREEEGIKQHYVDLNEGEPLPAELWLKQEREAPFSGSHQEQVTISTEKSVKETSSHSPQNNTLRNGPEWGCDRGVILLTRSLTDSLEKVSTSNEGVSLKDDTVGKNSKPKSKAQKDEICAKLSHVIKKQHRKSTLINNTIKLEGNTAVPDLENSCSGRERGVLKEDAITNDVSLDPVLDDEHGEQNFQNSSLLKKKQFKSEEFYNSDENKCQIQKQHATDDLLPCTEVTDTSVKKTSCESPVKVVVESRDKEMRKSTVLTSNLVQGQVPHGSSKPLVTGSQIDLCNITSIAQTTVIQFPSGSSKSPSQLQRKDDGRCLTANRNSADTCHGQIIVISDSDEEEDERSHGIEKHIKQGEACMEKDCPEQHGSVVNTSVEKQLIKEEETKCPVEFEDSESQVFEFESSFEVFSVWQDHNVDSKNSLHKEGKSCVTHVADSTNNLGSGADSVSEEVVRNEAEDVEEHAEPHSISAEEFCKTEAKKHKRKRCDRVTAEDPQRPSSSVTFERLADDRDLAGSDLKSTEMGISAPSSSVERDPTVSLMKSTKPRTHSKPVRKVPASKVIKKTHLDTKRGQNKSSCYISCRTSPAIVPPKKLRQCPEPTSTVEKLGLKKAPRKAFELSQRSLECIVQLRDHGKTVGVVNAPKKTKLIPPQTLSIKNNKKLLTSQDRQFQRLMRSRSHHKRDLDYTARTVSRTVQGSDVLVPDSDGPANHRGNEPPANSNEKQLAKCMPSKPEVAKAISDPQVTDIAYLVNQCESRVLSGGVPTDVMVSTPEEPVGEGSLTMQVGEVAAVKAAEPESSSDTDDDNLFLTQHDPQDMDLCSQIEDDKPIVVAYKDTVQREESVSQPHLESLSVTKCKYKDCVETTRNQGEYCPRHAEVKAADDNVFRKPGLPPRSSLRPTTTKIFSSSSASRTANLSKSLESTILQSVLKNKSSGAQPNLKVTPPTSLEFQKPVAEVKSLSSIFHFQTPSSSNKQSHKLILSENKPMSAASPVNILLPSQSIFDTFIKEVLKWKYQMFLNFDRCGAPTSLCQSISRPVPVRFQDCAEYFNVFLPLIILNAFETVAQEWFNSPNKENFYYLRLRKFPADYKKYWEFMIYLEESELAKQLHPKENDLVFLVPERLNREKKDMDRNGMQDRNGYYCGYVHKFRRTSVMRSGKAECSLCIQTQDNLPASLNELTKCIVISSLVTTQRKLKAMSLLNSRNQLARAVLNPNPMDFCTKDLLTTTSERIIAYLKDFNEDQKKAIETAYAMVKHSPSVAKICLIHGPPGTGKSKTIVGLLYRLLTENQRKGRSDENFNAKIKQNRVLVCAPSNAAVDELMKKIILEFKEKCKDKKNPLGNCGDINLVRLGPEKSINTEVLKFSLDSQVNHRMKKDLPSHIQEMHRRKEFLDGQLDELSRQRALCRGGREMQRQELDGHIAKVSKERQELASKIKEVQGRPQRTQNTIILESHVICCTLSTSGGLLLESAFRGQGGVPFSCVIVDEAGQSCEVETLSPLIHRCNKLILVGDPKQLPPTVISMKAQEYGYDQSMMARFCKLLEENVEQNMIGRLPVLQLTIQYRMHPDICLFPSNYVYNKNLKTNRLTEAVRCSSEWPFQPYLVFDVGDGSERRDNDSYINVQEIKLVMEIIKLIKDKRKDISFRNIGIITHYKAQKTMIQKDLEKEFDKKGLLQPIMMGESRQQDPEASSQKKKSSECMHASDELDFSTFTQSGISCVENGVTHTGPAEVDTVDAFQGRQKDCIIVTCVRASAVQGSIGFLASLQRLNVTITRAKYSLFILGHLRTLMENQHWNELIQDAQKRGAIIKTSDPNYRHDAMKILKLNPVLQRSLTHPPATAPEAPRPQGGLPSNRLDSGLAKTSFAAALYHTPSDAVSSKEPERSSLQDRLRDPRLHRRLDAEAKGAFLKDPQPASPQLPGVVHLLGEHGFPVLFQDLGFVVPPSTAIVAPLSSHRSPLQAEPPPAHPAAPSTSKRKCSDPDSGFSHRREPGEEERRVSVTHHMLRSTNWDKRGLEQDSSAKKRRFL, encoded by the exons GTTCGGCGATGGGCTATTCTGACTGCAAGAAACCTGGGGAAAGTGGACAGAGATGACTATTACGACTTAGAGGAAGTTTTAACTTGCCTTTTTAAAGTCATTGAGTTGGGACTTTTGGAAAGTCCAGACATTTACACATCTTCTGTGCTTGAAAAAGGCAAACTGATCcttctgcctgcacacatgtatgaTACTACGAACTACAAAAACTACTGGCTAG GTATTTGCATGTTGCTGACTATTCTTGAGGAGCAAGCCATGGATTCACTGTTGCTGGGCTCAGACAAACAGAATGATTTTATGCAGTCAATCCTTCACACCATGGAGAAGCAGTCGGATG atgaCAGCATGGATCCTTTCTGGCCAGCATTACACTGTTTCATGGTGATTCTGGATCGCCTTGGATCTAAAGTGTGGGGTCAACTTATTGACCCTATTGAAGCATTTCAAACCATCATTAACAACGTGAGCTACAATAGAGAGATCCAAAATATAAGGAACAGCTCCATAAG GACCAAGTTAGAACCGGAGCCACATTTTGATGATATGGTGACATGCAGCCAGATTGTCTATAACTATAACCCTGAAAAGACCAAAAAg gaTTCAGGGTGGAGATCAGCCATTTGTCCAGATTATTGTCCTAACATGtatgaagaaatggaaacattaGCCAATGTACTTCAGTCAGATATTGGTCAAGATATGCGTGTTCATAACAGTACTTTTCTGTGGTTCATACCTTTTGTTCAGTCACTCATGGATCTTAAGGACTTGGGTGTGGCTTATATTGTAGAAGTTATTCATCATCTATACTCTGAAGTCAAAGATGTCCTCAACCAGACAGATGCTGTGTGTGACAAAGTCACTGAattttttattctgattttaGTGTCTGTGATTGAACTGCATAGAAATAAGAAATGTTTGCATCTGCTATGGGTGAGTTCCCAGCAGTGGGTAGAAGCTGTTGTGAAGTGTGCCAAGCTTCCTACCACTGCATTTGCACGGAGTTCTGAGAAGTCACCTGGAAGTACCCCCAAGGGAGCAGCAATAATATCATCATTGGCATTGCATTCAGTGCCCTCTAACTCTGTCCAGCTTGCTTGTGTCCAGTTGATTAGGGGTCTTCTCAAAGAAGGTTATCAGCTTGGTCAGCAAACACTTTGTAAGCAGTTCTGGGATAAACTTAACTTATTCCTTCGAGGAAATTTATCTCTGGGTTGGCAGTTGACTGCTCAAGAAACCCATGAGTTACAAATGTGTTTGAAACAAATAATTAGAAACATAAAATTCAAGTTGCCCCAATATAGCACTTTCGGGGATCCGACTTCTACATGTAAAACTCCTCcatcttttaaagaagaaagtgaacaAATAGACAGGAAGCCTAAAAAAGGCATTTATTGCCTGGAAAATTATAGCCCAACATCTTCTAAAGAAGCAGGGAAAGCTGACCGTGATCAAGTATTGATTAAAGCaaatagtagagaagaggagggCATCAAGCAGCATTACGTTGATTTGAATGAAGGAGAGCCTCTTCCAGCTGAATTGTGGTTGAAGCAGGAGAGGGAGGCCCCTTTTTCTGGAAGTCATCAAGAGCAAGTTACAATAAGCACAGAGAAGTCTGTAAAAGAAACCTCTTCACATTCACCACAGAATAATACTTTAAGAAATGGCCCAGAATGGGGATGTGACAGAGGAGTCATATTATTAACACGTTCATTGACTGATTCTCTGGAAAAGGTATCTACATCAAATGAAGGTGTCTCATTAAAGGATGATACTGTTGGTAAAAACTCAAAACCAAAGTCTAAAGCACAGAAAGATGAAATTTGTGCAAAGTTATCACATGTCATAAAGAAGCAACACAGGAAAAGTACTTTGATCAATAACACTATCAAGCTAGAGGGAAATACAGCTGTGCCTGACCTTGAGAACTCCtgttcaggaagagagagaggagttctAAAGGAAGATGCTATCACCAATGATGTGTCTTTAGACCCTGTTCTGGATGATGAACATGGTGAGCAAAATTTTCAAAACAGTTCattgttaaaaaagaaacagtttaaaAGTGAGGAGTTCTATAATTCTGATGAAAACAAATGTCAAATCCAGAAACAGCATGCTACTGATGATTTGTTACCATGTACAGAAGTTACTGATACATCGGTGAAGAAAACTTCATGTGAGAGTCCTGTAAAGGTGGTAGTTGAATCAAGAGATAAGGAAATGAGAAAGAGTACAGTGCTGACTTCTAACTTGGTACAAGGACAGGTGCCTCATGGCAGTAGCAAGCCTTTGGTCACAGGTTCTCAAATAGACCTCTGTAACATCACTTCAATAGCTCAAACCACTGTTATTCAGTTCCCATCAGGGTCAAGTAAAAGTCCATCCCAGCTACAAAGAAAAGATGATGGAAGATGTTTGACAGCTAACCGAAACAGTGCTGACACTTGCCATGGGCAGATTATTGTTATTTCGGATTctgatgaagaagaagatgaaagAAGTCATGGTATTGAGAAACACATCAAACAGGGCGAAGCATGCATGGAGAAAGACTGTCCAGAGCAGCATGGTTCAGTAGTTAATACCAGTGTGGAAAAGCAGCttataaaggaagaagaaacaaagtgccCAGTAGAATTTGAGGACTCTGAATCTCAGGTTTTTGAGTTTGAAAGTTCATTTGAAGTGTTTTCAGTTTGGCAGGATCATAATGTAGACAGCAAGAACTCGCTTCACAAGGAAGGAAAAAGCTGTGTAACTCATGTAGCTGATAGTACAAACAATTTGGGTTCTGGTGCAGACTCTGTGTCTGAAGAGGTTGTTAGAAATGAAGCAGAGGATGTTGAAGAACATGCAGAACCACACAGTATTTCTGCTGAGGAATTTTGTAAAACTGAAGCAAAAAAACATAAGAGAAAACGATGTGACAGAGTTACAGCTGAAGATCCTCAGAGGCCTTCATCTTCTGTAACATTTGAGCGATTGGCTGATGACAGAGATCTTGCTGGAAGCGATTTAAAAAGTACAGAAATGGGGATATCGGCTCCCAGTTCAAGTGTTGAGAGAGATCCTACAGTTTCACTGATGAAGTCTACAAAGCCTCGTACTCACTCGAAACCTGTTAGGAAAGTTCCGGCTTCTAAGGTTATTAAGAAAACTCATTTAGACACCAAAAGAGGACAGAATAAGAGTTCATGTTACATCAGTTGTAGAACATCTCCTGCTATTGTGCCGCCAAAGAAACTTCGCCAGTGTCCAGAGCCAACTTCAACGGTTGAAAAACTTGGCCTGAAAAAAGCTCCCCGGAAGGCATTTGAGTTGTCCCAGAGGTCTTTGGAGTGTATAGTCCAATTACGTGACCATGGTAAGACTGTTGGAGTAGTCAACGCCCCCAAAAAGACTAAATTAATTCCTCCTCAGACTCTTTCCATCAAAAACAATAAGAAGCTTCTGACAAGTCAGGATCGTCAATTTCAAAGGCTCATGAGATCTAGATCACATCACAAACGAGACCTTGATTACACTGCAAGAACAGTGTCCCGTACAGTACAGGGTTCTGACGTACTTGTACCAGACTCTGATGGGCCAGCTAATCATAGAGGGAATGAGCCCCCTGCCAACAGTAATGAAAAGCAATTAGCAAAATGCATGCCTTCCAAACCAGAAGTGGCAAAAGCCATTTCTGATCCTCAGGTGACTGATATAGCTTATCTTGTGAACCAGTGTGAGTCTAGAGTGTTAAGTGGAGGAGTGCCAACAGATGTGATGGTCTCTACTCCAGAGGAGCCTGTGGGTGAAGGTTCTCTCACAATGCAAGTTGGAGAGGTGGCAGCTGTTAAAGCTGCTGAGCCAGAATCAAGTAGTGATACAGATGATGACAATTTATTCCTAACCCAACATGATCCTCAAGATATGGATCTGTGCTCCCAGATAGAAGATGATAAACCGATTGTAGTGGCTTATAAAGATACAGTTCAGAGAGAGGAGTCTGTAAGTCAGCCTCATTTGGAGTCTTTAAGTGTTACAAAGTGTAAGTACAAAGACTGTGTTGAAACCACAAGAAACCAGGGTGAATACTGCCCAAGACACGCTGAAGTTAAAGCAGCAGATGACAATGTGTTTCGTAAACCTGGCTTACCTCCTAGGTCGTCCTTGAGACCTACTACTACCAAGATATTTAGCTCAAGCAGTGCTTCACGAACTGCCAATCTTTCCAAGTCTTTGGAAAGTACCATACTTCAGTCAGTACTAAAAAATAAGTCGAGTGGAGCACAGCCCAATTTGAAGGTGACACCACCCACTTCCCTGGAGTTTCAGAAGCCAGTGGCTGAGGTGAAAAGTTTAAgcagtatttttcattttcagactcCTAGCAGTTCCAACAAACAGAGTCACAAGCTCATACTTAGTGAGAACAAGCCTATGTCAGCTGCTTCTCCGGTGAACATTCTCTTGCCATCGCAGTCCATTTTTGACACCTTCATTAAAGAGGTCTTAAAATGGAAATACCAAATGTTTTTGAACTTCGATAGATGTGGTGCCCCAACAAGTCTCTGTCAATCTATCTCAAGGCCTGTGCCCGTCCGATTTCAAGATTGTGCAGagtattttaatgtttttctccCTTTGATTATATTGAATGCTTTTGAAACG GTGGCACAGGAATGGTTCAACTCTCCAAATAAAGAGAATTTCTATTACTTGCGTTTACGAAAATTTCCAGCCGACTATAAAAAATACTGGGAGTTTATGA TTTACCTGGAGGAATCTGAACTAGCTAAACAGCTTCATCCAAAGGAAAATGATCTGGTGTTTTTGGTTCCTGAGAGACTAAATAGAGAGAAGAAAGATATGGACAGGAATGGCATGCAAGATCGAAATGGCTATTACTGTGGTTATGTTCATAAGTTTCGTCGTACTTCAGTCA TGCGCAGTGGAAAAGCTGAGTGTTCCTTGTGCATCCAGACACAAGATAACTTGCCAGCCAGCCTAAATGAACTTACGAAATGTATTGTAATCAGTTCTCTGGTAACTACACAGAGGAAATTGAAAGCTATGTCTCTATTGAACAGTCGGAACCAGTTGGCCAGAGCTGTTCTAAATCCAAACCCCATGGACTTCTGTACAAAAGACCTATTAACTACAACATCTGAAAGAATT ATTGCCTACTTAAAAGACTTCAATGAAGACCAGAAGAAAGCCATAGAAACTGCATATGCCATGGTGAAACACTCACCATCCGTTGCCAAAATCTGTTTGATTCATGGACCACCTGGAACAGGAAAATCAAAAACCATTGTTGGTCTCTTGTACCGCTTATTGACAGAG AACCAGAGGAAGGGCCGTTCAGATGAAAACTTCAATGCCAAAATCAAGCAAAACCGAGTCCTTGTGTGTGCACCTTCCAATGCAGCTGTTGATGAacttatgaaaaaaattattcttgaattcaaagaaaaatgtaaagacaaGAAGAATCCTTTGG GAAATTGTGGAGATATAAATTTAGTACGACTGGGCCCAGAAAAGTCTATTAATACAGAGGTCCTAAAATTCAGTTTGGACAGCCAAGTCAACCACAGAATGA aAAAAGACTTGCCTTCTCATATTCAAGAAATGCATAGAAGAAAAGAGTTTCTAGATGGTCAACTCGATGAGCTTTCTCGCCAGCGAGCTCTGTGTCGAGGTGGGCGGGAGATGCAG AGGCAAGAATTAGATGGACACATTGCCAAAGTTTCAAAAGAAAGGCAAGAGCTTGCTTCAAAAATTAAAGAG GTTCAGGGACGCCCACAGAGAACACAGAACACCATCATCTTGGAGTCTCACGTCATCTGCTGCACGTTGAGCACAAGTGGTGGTTTACTGCTCGAGTCTGCTTTCCGAGGGCAAGGGGGTGTCCCCTTTAGTTGTGTCATTGTTGATGAG GCTGGGCAGTCTTGTGAAGTCGAGACACTTTCTCCGCTTATCCACCGCTGCAACAAACTTATCCTAGTAGGAGACCCCAAACAGCTCCCTCCCACGGTCATTTCTATG AAAGCACAGGAGTATGGCTACGACCAGTCGATGATGGCACGATTCTGCAAGCTACTTGAAGAGAATGTGGAGCAGAACATGATTGGCAGGCTGCCGGTTTTACAGCTTACCATTCAGTACAGGATGCATCCAGACATATGTCTCTTCCCTTCTAATTATGTTTATAACAAAAACTTGAAAACAAATAG ACTGACTGAAGCCGTCCGATGTTCATCTGAGTGGCCATTTCAGCCCTACCTTGTGTTTGATGTTGGAGATGGTTCAGAACGACGGGATAATGA CTCCTATATAAATGTTCAAGAAATAAAGTTGGTGATGGAAATAATTAAACttattaaagacaaaagaaaagatatTTCCTTCCGAAATATTGGCATAATAACCCATTACAAGGCTCAGAAGACAATGATCCAGAAGGATTTGGAGAAAGAATTTGATAAGAAAGG TTTATTACAGCCCATCATGATGGgggagtcaaggcagcaggaccCTGAAGCATCCAGTCAGAAGAAGAAGAGcagtgaatgcatgcatgctagtGATGAGCTCGATTTCTCCACTTTTACACAGTCCGGGATCTCCTGCGTAgagaatggtgtcacccacactgg GCCTGCAGAAGTGGATACAGTGGATGCCTTCCAGGGCCGGCAGAAAGACTGTATAATTGTTACCTGTGTCAGGGCGAGTGCTGTGCAAGGGTCAATTGG ATTCCTGGCAAGTTTGCAGAGATTGAATGTCACCATTACACGAGCCAAGTACAGCCTTTTCATCCTTGGACATTTGAGGACTCTGATG GAAAACCAACATTGGAATGAGCTGATTCAGGATGCTCAGAAGCGTGGGGCCATCATTAAGACCTCTGACCCAAACTATAGACATGACGCTATGAAGATTCTGAAACTGAACCCTGTGCTGCAGAGGAGTCTGACCCATCCTCCAGCCACTGCCCCGGAGGCACCCAGACCTCAGGGTGGCTTGCCCAGCAACAGGCTGGACAGTGGGCTTGCCAAGACATCTTTTGCTGCTGCTCTGTACCACACACCCTCTGATGCTGTCTCTTCAAAGGAACCTGAAAGGTCGTCTCTTCAAGATCGACTTCGAGATCCACGACTGCATAGGAGATTGGATGCTGAAGCCAAGGGAGCATTCTTGAAGGATCCACAGCCTGCGAGCCCTCAGCTCCCTGGGGTAGTCCATCTCCTGGGAGAGCATGGCTTTCCTGTGCTTTTTCAGgacctgggttttgttgtgccacCATCCACTGCCATCGTCGCTCCTCTGAGCAGCCACAGGTCTCCTCTGCAGGCTGAGCCTCCACCTGCTCACCCTGCTGCTCCTTCCACAAGCAAGAGGAAATGCAGTGACCCAGACTCTGGGTTCAGTCACAGAAGAGAGCCCGGTGAAGAGGAGAGGCGGGTCTCTGTGACTCACCACATGCTGAGGAGCACTAACTGGGACAAGAGAGGGCTAGAGCAGGACAGCAGTGCCAAGAAGAGGCGCTTTCTATAG